From Pseudomonas sp. LS1212, the proteins below share one genomic window:
- a CDS encoding transcriptional regulator — MSPSRPDPALENYRAIADAIATLFFPHAEVVLHDLRTQKIDYIANNLSKREVGDDAALEDMLSEEISERNIGPYEKLNWDGQKIRSLSTVLRDAQGASIAVLCINLNISLFENAKAALDLFLSPSKLIPQPDALFRDDWQERINTFLHSWLRQRQLGLNLLTREHKRELVLALHAEGAFRGKSAANYVANVLGMGRATVYKHLKELKA, encoded by the coding sequence ATGAGCCCATCCCGTCCCGATCCCGCCCTGGAGAATTACCGGGCGATTGCCGACGCCATCGCCACGCTGTTTTTCCCCCACGCCGAAGTGGTGCTGCACGACCTGCGCACGCAAAAGATCGATTACATCGCCAACAATCTGTCCAAGCGGGAGGTTGGCGACGATGCCGCACTGGAGGACATGCTCAGCGAAGAAATCAGCGAACGGAACATTGGCCCCTACGAGAAGCTCAATTGGGATGGCCAGAAAATCCGCTCGCTCAGTACCGTGCTGCGCGATGCCCAGGGTGCGTCGATAGCCGTGCTGTGCATCAACCTGAATATTTCCCTGTTTGAAAATGCCAAGGCCGCGCTGGATCTGTTCCTCTCACCGAGCAAACTGATCCCGCAGCCCGATGCGCTGTTTCGCGACGACTGGCAGGAGCGGATCAACACCTTCCTGCACAGCTGGTTGCGCCAGCGTCAATTGGGCCTGAACCTGCTGACCCGCGAGCACAAGCGAGAGCTGGTCCTGGCGCTGCACGCCGAAGGCGCGTTCCGAGGCAAGAGTGCGGCCAACTATGTGGCCAATGTGCTGGGGATGGGCAGAGCGACGGTGTACAAACACCTGAAAGAACTCAAGGCCTGA
- a CDS encoding FAD-binding oxidoreductase, whose amino-acid sequence MQQADYIIIGGGIAGASTGFWLSQQARVIVLERESHPGYHSTGRSAALYTAAYGTPQVRALTLASRAFFDAPPSGFAEHPLLTPRGEMTVDFTGDPEELQRQYQSAKASVPEMELLSAAEACARLPILRAEKVHGALYDPSASDIDTDALHQGYLRGIRRNQGQIHTDSEVVRLERTAEGLWQVHTATASYSAPVLINAAGAWADTIGALAGAAPLGLQPKRRAAFIFAPPEGLDIHHWPMLVSLDESFYMKPDAGMFLGSPANADPVDPHDVQPEELDIAMGIYQIEEATTLSIRRPSRTWAGLRSFVSDGDLISGFDPKVPGLYWVAAQGGYGIQTSAAMGQASAALVQGQPLPEHLRSFGLSAEMLSPRRLEQSRADG is encoded by the coding sequence ATGCAACAGGCTGACTACATCATCATCGGCGGCGGTATCGCCGGCGCTTCCACCGGTTTCTGGCTGTCGCAGCAGGCGCGGGTGATCGTGCTCGAACGTGAATCGCACCCCGGTTACCACTCCACCGGTCGTTCCGCTGCCCTGTACACCGCAGCCTACGGCACGCCCCAGGTGCGTGCCCTGACCCTGGCCAGCCGGGCGTTCTTCGATGCCCCGCCATCGGGCTTTGCCGAGCATCCGCTGCTGACCCCGCGTGGGGAAATGACCGTGGACTTCACCGGCGACCCCGAAGAGCTTCAACGCCAGTACCAGAGCGCCAAGGCCAGTGTGCCGGAGATGGAACTGCTCAGCGCCGCAGAAGCCTGCGCGCGCCTGCCGATCCTGCGTGCGGAAAAGGTCCATGGCGCGCTGTACGACCCCAGCGCCAGCGATATCGACACCGATGCCCTGCACCAGGGCTACCTGCGCGGCATCCGCCGCAACCAGGGCCAGATCCATACCGACAGCGAAGTCGTGCGCCTGGAGCGCACCGCTGAAGGGCTCTGGCAGGTGCACACGGCCACTGCCAGCTACAGCGCACCGGTACTGATCAACGCCGCCGGCGCCTGGGCCGACACCATCGGCGCACTCGCCGGTGCAGCGCCGCTGGGCCTGCAGCCGAAACGTCGGGCCGCCTTCATATTCGCGCCACCGGAGGGATTGGACATCCACCACTGGCCGATGCTGGTGAGCCTGGACGAATCCTTCTACATGAAGCCCGACGCCGGCATGTTCCTGGGCTCTCCTGCCAATGCCGACCCGGTGGACCCGCACGACGTTCAGCCTGAAGAACTGGACATCGCCATGGGCATCTACCAGATCGAAGAAGCCACCACCCTGAGCATTCGCAGGCCTTCCCGGACCTGGGCCGGGTTGCGCAGCTTCGTCAGTGATGGCGACCTGATTTCCGGCTTCGATCCCAAGGTGCCTGGCTTATACTGGGTTGCCGCTCAAGGTGGCTACGGCATCCAGACCTCGGCGGCCATGGGCCAGGCCAGTGCCGCACTGGTTCAGGGCCAACCACTGCCCGAACACCTGCGTTCGTTCGGCCTGAGTGCCGAGATGCTGTCGCCACGCCGCCTGGAGCAATCGCGCGCCGACGGATGA
- a CDS encoding ornithine cyclodeaminase family protein, with translation MSAPYVIDQQQARTLLSQLDVPQILRKLFRDLAAGQAVQPPQQLVEFPQGAGDFINYGGVLAEDRVYGVKTSPYIVRSEGALVTAWTLLMSMDSGQPLLLCDAGELTIARTAATTAVAVDALAPEAARRLTIIGSGLIARAHLHYVKDLRSWEDIRIYSPALANKNAEAQAQLKQLDPRLEIVSELQHALVDADVIMLCTSSAAPVIDPATLSKPALITSISTNAPRAHEVPPQALNAMAVYCDYRRTTPGSAGEMLIAGEQHGWQNEAIVGDLPELLSGKAPRPDYQRHAFFRSIGLGLEDIALANALYRLQHAG, from the coding sequence ATGTCCGCGCCCTACGTGATCGACCAACAGCAAGCCCGCACGCTCCTGTCCCAGCTGGACGTCCCGCAGATCCTGCGCAAGCTGTTCCGGGATCTTGCCGCCGGCCAGGCCGTGCAACCTCCCCAGCAGTTGGTCGAATTCCCCCAGGGCGCCGGTGACTTCATCAACTACGGCGGCGTACTGGCCGAAGACCGTGTCTACGGGGTCAAGACTTCGCCCTACATCGTGCGCAGCGAAGGTGCGCTGGTGACCGCCTGGACCTTGCTGATGTCCATGGACAGCGGCCAACCCTTGCTGCTCTGCGACGCTGGCGAACTGACCATCGCCCGCACCGCCGCCACCACTGCCGTGGCCGTCGATGCGCTCGCCCCGGAAGCGGCCAGACGCCTGACCATTATCGGCAGCGGCCTGATTGCACGCGCGCACCTGCACTATGTCAAAGACCTGCGCAGCTGGGAGGACATCCGCATCTACTCCCCTGCCCTGGCCAACAAAAACGCCGAGGCCCAGGCTCAGCTGAAACAACTCGACCCACGTCTGGAAATCGTCAGCGAGCTGCAACATGCCCTGGTCGATGCCGATGTGATCATGCTTTGCACCTCATCGGCGGCACCGGTCATCGACCCGGCCACCCTGAGCAAACCGGCCCTGATCACGTCCATCAGCACCAACGCCCCGCGCGCCCACGAAGTGCCGCCGCAGGCCTTGAACGCCATGGCCGTCTACTGCGACTATCGCCGCACCACGCCAGGCTCGGCCGGGGAAATGCTGATTGCCGGCGAGCAACACGGCTGGCAAAACGAAGCGATCGTTGGCGACCTGCCGGAACTGTTGAGCGGCAAGGCGCCGCGTCCGGATTATCAACGCCATGCGTTCTTCCGCTCGATCGGCCTGGGCCTGGAAGACATCGCCCTGGCCAACGCACTCTATCGTTTGCAGCACGCCGGTTAA
- the rhlB gene encoding ATP-dependent RNA helicase RhlB, whose protein sequence is MLKALKKMFGKSEAEQLAPDTTTPATQPAAPVASPQPGPTAQPQDSASPTPRAEPTAAEHKRRERKPKPAASSWKLEHFAVEPQEGKTRFHDFKLSPELMHAIHDLGFPYCTPIQAQVLGFTLKGQDAIGRAQTGTGKTAAFLISIITQLQQTPPPKERFMGEPRALIIAPTRELVVQIAKDAASLTKYTGLNVMTFVGGMDFDKQLKQLESRHCDILVATPGRLLDFNQRGEVHLDMVEVMVLDEADRMLDMGFIPQVRQIIRQTPPKTERQTLLFSATFTEDVMNLAKQWTTEPAIVEIEPENVASETVEQHVYAVAGSDKYKLLYNLVTINKWERVIVFANRKDEVRRIEERLVRDGVNAAQLSGDVPQHKRIKTLENFREGRITVLVATDVAGRGIHIEGISHVINFTLPEVPDDYVHRIGRTGRAGTSGVSISFAGEDDSYQLPSIEALLGRKINCETPPTELLKPVPRKHH, encoded by the coding sequence GTGCTCAAAGCACTCAAGAAAATGTTCGGAAAAAGCGAGGCTGAGCAGCTCGCACCCGACACGACTACCCCAGCGACGCAACCTGCCGCCCCCGTTGCCAGCCCACAGCCTGGCCCGACTGCTCAACCCCAGGACAGCGCCAGCCCAACGCCGCGCGCCGAGCCCACGGCTGCCGAACACAAGCGTCGCGAGCGCAAGCCAAAACCTGCGGCCTCGTCGTGGAAGCTGGAACACTTCGCCGTCGAGCCGCAAGAAGGCAAGACGCGCTTTCACGATTTCAAGCTGTCGCCTGAATTGATGCACGCGATCCATGACCTGGGTTTCCCCTACTGCACGCCGATCCAGGCGCAGGTGCTGGGCTTTACCCTCAAGGGCCAGGACGCCATTGGTCGGGCCCAGACCGGCACCGGCAAGACCGCGGCCTTCCTGATTTCGATCATCACCCAGCTGCAACAGACGCCACCGCCCAAAGAGCGCTTCATGGGCGAGCCACGGGCCCTGATCATCGCCCCGACCCGCGAACTGGTGGTCCAGATCGCCAAGGATGCGGCCTCCCTGACCAAGTACACCGGGCTCAATGTCATGACCTTCGTCGGCGGCATGGACTTCGACAAGCAACTCAAGCAGCTCGAGTCCCGCCATTGCGACATTCTGGTGGCCACCCCTGGCCGCCTGCTGGACTTCAACCAGCGCGGCGAAGTGCACCTGGACATGGTCGAAGTGATGGTGCTGGACGAAGCCGACCGCATGCTCGACATGGGCTTCATTCCACAAGTGCGCCAGATCATTCGCCAGACCCCGCCGAAAACCGAGCGCCAGACCCTGCTGTTCTCGGCCACCTTCACCGAAGACGTGATGAACCTGGCCAAACAGTGGACGACAGAGCCGGCAATCGTCGAGATCGAGCCGGAGAACGTTGCCAGCGAAACGGTCGAGCAGCACGTCTACGCCGTCGCCGGCAGCGACAAGTACAAACTCCTGTACAACCTGGTGACCATCAACAAATGGGAACGGGTCATCGTCTTCGCCAACCGCAAGGACGAAGTACGCCGCATCGAAGAGCGCCTGGTACGCGATGGTGTCAATGCCGCGCAACTGTCCGGCGATGTACCGCAGCACAAGCGGATCAAGACCCTGGAGAACTTCCGCGAAGGTCGCATCACCGTGCTGGTGGCAACCGATGTGGCGGGGCGCGGGATTCACATCGAAGGCATCAGCCATGTGATCAACTTCACCCTGCCGGAAGTGCCCGACGATTACGTGCACCGCATCGGCCGTACCGGCCGGGCTGGCACCAGTGGTGTTTCGATCAGCTTTGCCGGTGAAGACGACTCCTACCAGCTGCCGTCGATCGAGGCCCTGCTGGGGCGCAAGATCAACTGCGAGACGCCGCCGACCGAATTGCTCAAGCCGGTGCCGCGTAAGCATCATTGA
- a CDS encoding alpha/beta hydrolase, whose translation MSNPMILEPVKAADACVIWLHGLGADRYDFLPVAEALQETLLTTRFVLPQAPSRAVTINGGYEMPSWYDILAMSPARAINREQLDESADRAIELLEEQRASGIDPTRIFLAGFSQGGAVILHAAFLKWQGPLGGVLALSTYAPTFHDDLQPSASQQRVPVLCLHGQYDEVVQNAMGRTAYEYLKKWGVTVTWQEYPMGHEVLPEEIRDIGAWLAERLI comes from the coding sequence ATGAGCAATCCAATGATTCTTGAACCGGTAAAAGCAGCCGACGCCTGTGTGATCTGGTTGCACGGCTTGGGGGCCGACCGCTACGACTTCCTGCCGGTGGCCGAAGCCTTGCAGGAAACACTGCTGACCACTCGCTTCGTGTTGCCCCAGGCTCCCAGCCGCGCCGTGACCATCAATGGTGGCTACGAAATGCCCAGCTGGTACGATATTCTGGCCATGAGCCCGGCCCGCGCAATCAACCGCGAGCAACTGGACGAGTCGGCAGACCGGGCCATCGAGTTACTCGAAGAACAACGCGCCAGCGGGATCGACCCTACCCGGATCTTCCTGGCAGGCTTCTCCCAGGGCGGCGCGGTGATACTGCACGCGGCCTTCCTGAAATGGCAGGGCCCGCTGGGTGGCGTGCTGGCGCTGTCCACTTATGCCCCGACCTTCCACGACGACCTGCAACCGTCGGCCAGCCAGCAGCGCGTGCCGGTACTGTGCCTGCACGGCCAGTACGATGAAGTGGTGCAGAACGCCATGGGCCGTACCGCTTATGAGTACTTGAAAAAGTGGGGCGTCACCGTTACCTGGCAGGAATACCCAATGGGGCACGAAGTGTTACCCGAAGAGATCCGCGATATCGGCGCCTGGCTGGCCGAACGCCTCATCTGA
- a CDS encoding amino acid ABC transporter substrate-binding protein, which yields MKMLKSTLAVMTAAAVLGVSGFAQAGATLDAVKKKGFIQCGVSDGLPGFSVPDSTGKLNGIDVDVCHAVAAAVFGDASKVKFSQLNAKERFTALQSGEVDVLSRNTTWTSSRDAGMGLMFAGVTYYDGVGFLVNKKLGVSSAKELDGATICIQAGTTTELNVSDFFRSNNLKYTPITFDTSDESAKSLEGGRCDVLTSDQSQLYAQRIKLAAPDEYVVLPEVISKEPLGPVVRKGDEEWFTIVKWTLFAMLNAEEMGITSKNVEAEAKSTKNPDVARLLGTDGEYGKDLKLPKDWAVQIVKQVGNYGEVFEKNIGMGSELKIKRGLNALWNQGGIQYAPPVR from the coding sequence ATGAAGATGTTGAAATCCACCCTGGCGGTCATGACTGCAGCAGCGGTATTGGGCGTCAGCGGTTTTGCGCAGGCGGGCGCAACCCTCGATGCAGTCAAGAAGAAAGGTTTTATCCAGTGCGGCGTCAGTGACGGCCTGCCGGGCTTCTCGGTACCGGATTCGACCGGCAAGCTCAACGGCATCGACGTCGATGTCTGCCACGCAGTGGCTGCAGCGGTCTTCGGTGATGCCTCCAAAGTCAAATTCAGCCAGTTGAACGCCAAGGAGCGTTTCACCGCCCTGCAGTCGGGTGAAGTCGACGTGCTGTCGCGCAACACCACCTGGACCAGCTCGCGTGATGCCGGCATGGGTCTGATGTTCGCCGGCGTGACTTACTACGACGGCGTAGGCTTCCTGGTGAACAAGAAGCTCGGCGTTTCCAGCGCCAAGGAACTCGATGGCGCGACCATCTGTATCCAGGCCGGTACCACCACCGAGCTGAACGTCTCCGACTTCTTCCGCTCCAACAATCTGAAATACACCCCCATCACCTTCGACACCTCCGATGAAAGCGCCAAGTCGCTCGAAGGCGGCCGTTGCGACGTGCTGACCTCCGACCAGTCTCAGTTGTATGCACAGCGCATCAAGCTGGCCGCCCCGGATGAGTACGTGGTGCTGCCGGAAGTGATCTCCAAGGAGCCGCTGGGCCCGGTCGTGCGCAAAGGCGACGAAGAGTGGTTCACCATCGTCAAGTGGACCCTGTTCGCCATGCTCAATGCCGAAGAAATGGGCATCACCTCGAAAAACGTCGAAGCCGAAGCCAAGTCCACCAAGAACCCGGACGTCGCACGTCTGCTCGGTACTGACGGCGAATACGGCAAGGACCTGAAGCTGCCGAAGGACTGGGCAGTGCAGATCGTCAAGCAAGTGGGCAACTATGGCGAAGTGTTCGAGAAGAACATCGGCATGGGCAGCGAGCTGAAGATCAAGCGCGGCCTCAATGCGCTGTGGAACCAGGGTGGCATTCAGTACGCACCGCCAGTGCGCTGA
- a CDS encoding amino acid ABC transporter permease → MQKEIGAPKGFSLTDPRVRAWLFQIITIVAVISLGWYLFDNTQTNLEHRGITSGFGFLERSAGFGIAQHLIDYTESDTYARVFVVGLLNTLLVSIIGIVLATILGFIIGVARLSPNWVISKLATIYIETFRNIPPLLQILFWYFAVLGPLPGPRNSHNIADTFFLSNRGLNMPASSMAEGFWPFAISLLVAIVAVVLMVRWANKRFEATGVPFHKFWAGLGLLIVIPALSVIAAGSPLHWAVPELKGFNFVGGWVLIPELLALTIALTCYTAAFIAEIVRSGIKSVSHGQTEAARSLGLRTGPTLRKVIVPQALRVIIPPLTSQYLNLAKNSSLAAGIGYPDMVSLFAGTVLNQTGQAIEVIAITMSVYLAISISISLLMNWYNKRIALIER, encoded by the coding sequence ATGCAAAAAGAAATCGGCGCACCCAAGGGTTTTTCCCTGACCGATCCACGTGTGCGTGCGTGGCTATTCCAGATCATCACGATTGTCGCGGTGATCTCCCTGGGCTGGTATCTGTTTGATAACACCCAGACCAACCTCGAACATCGCGGCATCACTTCGGGGTTCGGCTTTCTTGAACGCAGTGCCGGCTTCGGTATTGCCCAACACCTGATCGACTACACTGAATCGGACACTTACGCCCGGGTCTTCGTGGTCGGCCTGCTCAACACCTTGCTGGTTTCGATCATCGGTATCGTGCTGGCGACCATTCTTGGTTTCATCATCGGCGTGGCGCGGCTGTCGCCGAACTGGGTGATCAGCAAGCTGGCCACCATCTACATCGAGACCTTCCGCAACATTCCGCCGCTGCTGCAGATCCTGTTCTGGTACTTCGCAGTACTGGGGCCGTTGCCGGGGCCGCGTAACAGTCACAACATCGCTGATACCTTTTTCCTCAGCAACCGTGGCCTGAACATGCCGGCGTCGTCGATGGCCGAGGGCTTCTGGCCGTTCGCGATCAGCCTGCTGGTGGCCATCGTGGCCGTCGTGCTGATGGTGCGTTGGGCCAACAAGCGCTTTGAAGCCACGGGCGTGCCGTTCCACAAGTTCTGGGCCGGGCTGGGGTTGCTGATCGTGATTCCGGCGCTGTCGGTCATTGCCGCTGGCAGCCCGTTGCATTGGGCGGTGCCGGAGCTCAAGGGCTTCAACTTCGTGGGTGGCTGGGTACTGATCCCTGAGCTGCTGGCCTTGACCATTGCCCTGACCTGCTACACCGCAGCCTTTATTGCGGAAATCGTGCGCTCGGGGATCAAGTCCGTCAGCCACGGCCAGACCGAGGCGGCGCGCTCGCTCGGGTTGCGCACAGGGCCGACCCTGCGCAAGGTGATCGTGCCGCAGGCACTGCGCGTGATTATCCCGCCACTGACCAGCCAATACCTGAACCTGGCGAAGAACTCTTCGCTGGCCGCCGGTATCGGTTACCCGGACATGGTTTCGCTGTTTGCCGGCACGGTGCTGAACCAGACCGGCCAGGCCATCGAAGTCATTGCCATCACCATGAGTGTGTACCTGGCAATCAGCATCAGCATTTCGCTGTTGATGAACTGGTACAACAAGCGCATTGCGCTGATCGAGCGGTGA
- a CDS encoding amino acid ABC transporter permease: MTTHTFKPDMPAPKTSVGAVAWMRAHLFSSWMNTLLTLFAIYLIWLIVPPLLQWAILDANWVGTTRADCTKEGACWVFIQQRFGQFMYGYYPTGLRWRVDLTVWLAIIGVAPLFVNRFPHKAIYGLSFLVIYPILAYTLLHGGYLGLETVPTSQWGGLMLTLVIATVGIVGALPLGILLALGRRSKMPAIRVVCVTFIEFWRGVPLITVLFMSSVMLPLFLPEGMSFDKLLRALIGVILFQSAYIAEVVRGGLQAIPKGQYEAAAAMGLGYWRSMGLVILPQALKLVIPGIVNTFIALFKDTSLVIIIGLFDLLNSVKQAAADPAWLGMATEGYVFAALVFWIFCFGMSRYSMHLERKLDTGHKR; this comes from the coding sequence ATGACGACTCATACTTTCAAACCCGACATGCCCGCCCCGAAAACCAGCGTTGGTGCGGTGGCCTGGATGCGCGCTCACCTGTTCTCCAGCTGGATGAACACCCTGCTGACCCTGTTCGCGATCTACCTGATCTGGTTGATCGTGCCGCCGCTGCTGCAGTGGGCGATCCTCGATGCCAACTGGGTCGGCACCACCCGTGCCGACTGCACCAAGGAAGGCGCCTGCTGGGTATTCATCCAGCAGCGTTTCGGCCAGTTCATGTACGGTTACTACCCGACAGGCCTGCGCTGGCGCGTGGACCTGACCGTGTGGCTGGCGATCATTGGCGTGGCGCCGTTGTTCGTCAACCGCTTCCCGCACAAGGCCATTTACGGGCTGAGCTTCCTGGTGATCTACCCGATCCTGGCCTATACCTTGCTGCACGGGGGGTACCTGGGCCTGGAGACGGTGCCGACCAGCCAGTGGGGCGGCCTGATGCTGACCCTGGTGATTGCCACCGTGGGCATTGTCGGTGCCTTGCCGCTGGGCATTCTGCTGGCGCTGGGGCGACGCTCGAAGATGCCGGCCATTCGCGTGGTCTGCGTGACCTTCATCGAGTTCTGGCGCGGCGTGCCGTTGATCACCGTGCTGTTCATGTCCTCGGTCATGCTGCCGTTGTTCCTGCCTGAAGGCATGAGCTTCGACAAGCTGCTGCGCGCGCTGATCGGCGTAATCCTGTTCCAGTCGGCGTACATCGCCGAGGTGGTGCGCGGCGGCCTGCAGGCCATCCCCAAGGGCCAGTATGAAGCGGCTGCGGCCATGGGCCTGGGCTACTGGCGCAGCATGGGCCTGGTGATTCTGCCGCAAGCCCTGAAGCTGGTGATCCCCGGCATCGTCAACACCTTCATCGCCCTGTTCAAGGACACCAGCCTGGTCATCATCATCGGCCTGTTCGACTTGCTCAACAGCGTCAAGCAGGCGGCTGCCGACCCGGCATGGCTGGGCATGGCGACCGAGGGCTATGTGTTCGCGGCCCTGGTGTTCTGGATTTTCTGTTTCGGTATGTCCCGCTACTCCATGCATCTGGAGCGTAAGCTGGATACAGGCCACAAGCGTTAG
- a CDS encoding amino acid ABC transporter ATP-binding protein, whose product MSEAIKQPVGPEGIIQMQGVNKWYGQFHVLKDINLNVRQGERIVLCGPSGSGKSTTIRCLNRLEEHQQGRIVVDGVELTNDLKQIEAIRREVGMVFQHFNLFPHLTILQNCTLAPMWVRKMPKRKAEEIAMHYLERVRIPEQANKYPGQLSGGQQQRVAIARALCMKPKIMLFDEPTSALDPEMVKEVLDTMVSLAEDGMTMLCVTHEMGFARTVANRVIFMDRGEIIEQAAPHDFFDNPQNERTKLFLSQILH is encoded by the coding sequence ATGAGTGAAGCGATCAAACAGCCTGTGGGCCCTGAAGGCATTATTCAGATGCAGGGCGTGAACAAGTGGTACGGCCAGTTCCACGTGCTCAAGGACATCAACCTGAACGTGCGTCAGGGCGAGCGTATTGTCCTGTGCGGGCCTTCGGGCTCGGGCAAGTCGACCACTATCCGCTGCCTCAACCGCCTGGAAGAGCACCAGCAGGGCCGCATCGTGGTCGATGGGGTAGAGCTGACCAACGATCTCAAGCAGATCGAGGCCATCCGCCGCGAAGTGGGCATGGTGTTCCAGCACTTCAACCTGTTCCCGCACCTGACCATTTTGCAGAACTGCACCCTGGCACCGATGTGGGTGCGCAAGATGCCCAAGCGCAAGGCCGAGGAAATTGCCATGCACTACCTTGAGCGCGTGCGCATTCCCGAGCAGGCCAACAAATACCCGGGGCAGTTGTCCGGTGGCCAGCAGCAGCGGGTAGCGATTGCCCGTGCCCTGTGCATGAAACCCAAGATCATGCTGTTCGACGAGCCCACCTCCGCGCTCGACCCGGAAATGGTCAAGGAAGTACTCGACACCATGGTCAGCCTGGCCGAAGACGGCATGACCATGCTCTGCGTGACCCACGAAATGGGCTTTGCCCGGACGGTGGCGAACCGGGTGATTTTCATGGACAGAGGGGAGATCATTGAGCAGGCGGCGCCCCATGACTTCTTCGATAATCCGCAGAATGAGCGGACGAAGTTGTTCTTGAGCCAGATTTTGCATTGA
- a CDS encoding FadR/GntR family transcriptional regulator, whose protein sequence is MPTPLIKRSLVDQALEQLRQRINNGAWTIGQRLPTEPELASELGISRNTVREAMRVLAFTGLIEIRQGDGSYLRGNVDPLDTIKALSSCSLEHARETRHIIEAEAIGLAALRRTEQDLQGLREALKESQAHYHHDLDCYIACDLVFHRRLVDAAHNPTLSELYRYFSSVVGAAVRHSLSHGPRRQSVFDLHVDMLEAVEQRDPERAKTLCRTLIDEP, encoded by the coding sequence ATGCCAACCCCCCTCATCAAACGCTCCCTCGTCGACCAGGCCCTGGAGCAACTACGCCAGCGCATCAACAACGGCGCCTGGACCATCGGCCAGCGCCTGCCGACCGAACCGGAGCTGGCCAGCGAACTAGGCATCAGCCGCAACACCGTGCGTGAAGCCATGCGCGTACTGGCGTTCACCGGCCTGATCGAAATACGCCAGGGCGATGGCAGCTACTTGCGCGGCAACGTCGACCCGCTCGACACCATCAAAGCCTTGTCCAGCTGCTCGCTGGAGCACGCCCGGGAAACCCGGCACATCATCGAAGCCGAAGCCATCGGCCTGGCCGCCCTGCGGCGTACCGAGCAAGACCTGCAAGGCCTGCGCGAAGCGCTGAAAGAGAGCCAAGCGCACTACCACCACGACCTGGATTGCTACATCGCCTGCGACCTGGTGTTTCACCGCCGGCTGGTCGATGCCGCGCACAACCCGACCCTGAGCGAGTTGTACCGCTATTTCTCCAGCGTGGTCGGGGCAGCCGTGCGCCATAGCCTGAGCCATGGACCACGGCGGCAGTCGGTCTTCGACCTGCACGTGGACATGCTCGAGGCCGTCGAACAGCGTGACCCGGAGCGGGCCAAGACGCTGTGCCGGACCTTGATTGATGAACCCTGA